The Caldicellulosiruptor obsidiansis OB47 genome segment TGAATGTTGTTTTACATATTCAATTGTCTTCTCATCAACCTCAAATATACCATTCTTTGCGCCTGCTTCAATTGCCATATTAGCAATGGTAAACCTGTCATCCATCGAAAGTGATTTCAATCCCTCTCCTGTGTATTCCATAGATTTGTAAAGTGCTCCATCAACACCTATCATACCAATAATGTGAAGTATGATATCCTTTCCAGATGTCCAGCCAGTTTTCTTGCCGTAGAGAACAAATTTTATAGCTTCTGGTACTTTAAACCAGCACTTACCTGTTGCCATTGCACATGCCATGTCAGTTGAACCTATTCCTGTTGAGAAGCTGCCAAGAGCACCATATGTGCAAGTATGAGAGTCTGCACCAATTACCAAATCACCCGGCACAACAAGACCTTTTTCAGGTAAAAGCGCATGTTCAATGCCCATCTCACCAACTTCAAAGTAGTTTGTAATATCATACTTTTTAGCAAACTCGCGAACCATCTTGCATTGTTGAGCAGACTTTATGTCTTTGTTTGGAGTAAAATGGTCGGGCACAATTGCAATCTTATCTTTATCAAAAACCTTATCAACTCCTATTTTTTCAAACTCTTTTATTGCAACAGGTGTTGTAACGTCATTCCCCAAAACAAGGTCAACATTTGCAAAAATCAAATCTCCTGGCTCAACATATTCTTTTCCTGCATGGTAAGCTAAAATCTTTTGTGACATTGTCATAGGTTTTGCCATTTTACTTTTCACCTCATCAATATTTTTGAAAATAATTTTAGTATACCTGTATACACTTTTCAATTAACTCTTTTTCTAACTGAAAAAATTTTTATAATGTTTTTTGCAAAAGAAAAAGGGCTAAAATTAACATTTAAAGCCCTTAAAAAATTGAAGCTATTGATTATTCTCTGCAAGCATGTCAGATATTTCATTTTCTTCTTCTACTGTGAGCACGTTTTTAAGGTCAAGAATAATAATCATATCATCGCCCACCCGAGCAACTGAATCAATAAACTTTCTCTTGATTCCTCTGATATTCTCATTTGCCTTTTCAATCTTGTCATTTTCAATCTTGAGTATCTCAGATACATCATCCACCAAAAAACCAACAGGAAATTTAGAAAGCTCAACAATCATGATTTTTTGAGTTTCCGACTTTGACTCAATCTCAAGCCGTTTTGCAAGGTTGTAAACAGGGACAGACGTTCCTCTTACATCAATTATTCCTTCAACATACTGGGGCATAGCTGGTACTTTTACAATCTTGCTTGGCTTTATAATCTCAACAATCTCAAGTATGTCAACCCCAAAGCTGAATTCGCCCACATTGAAAATGACATACTGTTTCAT includes the following:
- the leuC gene encoding 3-isopropylmalate dehydratase large subunit, with protein sequence MAKPMTMSQKILAYHAGKEYVEPGDLIFANVDLVLGNDVTTPVAIKEFEKIGVDKVFDKDKIAIVPDHFTPNKDIKSAQQCKMVREFAKKYDITNYFEVGEMGIEHALLPEKGLVVPGDLVIGADSHTCTYGALGSFSTGIGSTDMACAMATGKCWFKVPEAIKFVLYGKKTGWTSGKDIILHIIGMIGVDGALYKSMEYTGEGLKSLSMDDRFTIANMAIEAGAKNGIFEVDEKTIEYVKQHSTKPYKIFKADEDAEYSQVFEIDISKVRPTVAFPHLPENTKTIDEITERIYIDQVVIGSCTNGRIEDLRIAAKILKGRKVKKGLRCIIFPATQNIYKQALKEGLIEIFIDAGCVVSTPTCGPCLGGHMGILADGEKALATTNRNFVGRMGHPNSEVYLSSPAIAAASAVLGYIGSPEELGMKGDEE
- a CDS encoding chemotaxis protein CheW, with product MKQYVIFNVGEFSFGVDILEIVEIIKPSKIVKVPAMPQYVEGIIDVRGTSVPVYNLAKRLEIESKSETQKIMIVELSKFPVGFLVDDVSEILKIENDKIEKANENIRGIKRKFIDSVARVGDDMIIILDLKNVLTVEEENEISDMLAENNQ